From the genome of Syntrophales bacterium, one region includes:
- a CDS encoding rubrerythrin family protein: MNITIKEALKRAFDGEAKAVLRLKVYAEKADKEGYPQIGRLFRVIAASEAIHGTRALKLLREIRSTEENLAASFESEESVAQVAYSEFIKKAQEAGDKTAALYFTHSRDVEETHARLYKDALNAMASDHETLYYICDLCGYVAEGGVPDACPVCGAPQQRFFEFDDTSCR; the protein is encoded by the coding sequence ATGAACATCACCATCAAGGAGGCACTGAAGCGGGCCTTCGACGGAGAGGCAAAAGCCGTGTTGCGGTTGAAGGTATATGCCGAAAAAGCAGACAAGGAAGGCTATCCCCAGATCGGGAGGCTTTTCAGGGTTATCGCGGCCTCGGAAGCCATACACGGAACCCGGGCGTTGAAGTTGTTGCGGGAGATCCGATCCACTGAAGAGAACCTCGCGGCGAGTTTCGAGTCGGAAGAGTCGGTGGCTCAGGTCGCCTACTCGGAATTCATCAAAAAAGCGCAGGAGGCCGGGGACAAGACGGCCGCGCTGTATTTCACTCACAGCAGGGATGTGGAAGAAACACACGCCCGGCTTTATAAGGATGCCCTGAACGCCATGGCTTCGGATCATGAAACGCTCTACTATATCTGCGACCTTTGCGGCTACGTAGCCGAGGGTGGTGTCCCTGACGCCTGTCCTGTCTGCGGGGCCCCACAACAACGATTCTTTGAATTTGATGATACAAGCTGCAGGTAA
- a CDS encoding GAF domain-containing protein: MSLDRWLGEASITNKSLSYKLKIIFALFFLAPTFGFLFFALKNDILTDSATPWYFLMILVFSLAGVMVLRRTFDRVSHMSRSLADRASSLPLEVHPRFGADELKVIAESFSAVEERLSATHDMLENKVSDLSVLKELADLCYVTLDPEEVLYMTLERALKLARADIGSVMLIDREDRDHFVVKASIGTGTLISIGDRIKFSTSIAKYAVMNKSPLVIENIETDSRFGRINRSQYGTKSFICMPIKTIRDIIGVITVSRRMDQAPFTTETADIISPLISNAAFTFENLRLMRERERKARTVQVLDRVSVALGSSLRGKELVQTILNEVRNEMGFQRAAVLIHDSTRTDELQLYDFYEPGDSPLKHGTRYSADTSFFEQVIRQGMSLVIHKTTDLPPSPEKDLLAGTISGSALIVPMRNDGTVMGVLILCGLKKEEAEGMRDFIKQVSSSLALAVLKNELSTTVARKSGELATLKQIGGVLASSIFDIDRVLSYTMDMIRNTMDAEAGSLLLVENNELVFAVAFGLDTQALKSSPLKLGQGISGYAAARGETVVVNDVKASSFFLGEIDSRTLFNTRSVLAVPLISQGRVIGVLKVLNKITDDFNDDDTRLLQSIASSVSIALENARLYRETLSLAEHEREVRKIFQKFVPKEVVEKIIHGTETGVMVHDEFRTLTLLNLDIRNFSVLARRIGPQKTVSLLNRFFSVMGEIVFENDGIVDKYLGDGFLALFGALVSSPSDADNAVRAALEMKEALHDLNKLLMAQFQVSLAIGVSIHTGEVVVGNIGFEKKMDYTVIGDSVNTLFRLQELTKQNTQGILMSEMTRRATQSHFNLREAGTITVAETPGGIVIFEVISDSVKFPGAPGNAVGH, encoded by the coding sequence ATGAGTCTCGACAGATGGCTCGGGGAGGCCTCCATCACGAACAAGAGCCTTTCCTACAAGCTGAAGATCATATTCGCGCTTTTTTTTCTCGCGCCCACGTTCGGCTTTCTTTTTTTCGCTCTCAAAAACGACATTCTGACGGACAGCGCTACCCCCTGGTACTTTCTGATGATCCTCGTCTTTTCTCTTGCAGGCGTGATGGTCCTCAGAAGAACCTTTGACCGTGTTTCGCACATGTCAAGGAGTCTGGCCGACCGGGCTTCGTCTTTGCCCCTCGAGGTACACCCCCGATTCGGCGCCGATGAGTTGAAAGTCATAGCCGAGTCCTTCAGCGCCGTCGAAGAGCGGCTCTCGGCGACCCATGACATGCTTGAAAACAAGGTATCGGATCTTTCCGTTCTCAAGGAACTGGCTGACCTGTGCTACGTTACCCTGGATCCTGAAGAGGTACTGTACATGACCCTCGAGCGGGCCCTGAAACTGGCGAGGGCCGATATCGGATCGGTTATGCTGATCGACCGGGAAGACAGGGACCACTTTGTCGTCAAGGCATCCATCGGCACGGGTACCCTCATTTCCATCGGAGATCGTATAAAGTTTTCCACGAGTATCGCCAAGTACGCAGTTATGAACAAGTCACCCCTGGTCATCGAGAATATCGAGACGGACAGCCGATTTGGCCGAATCAACCGTTCTCAGTACGGAACCAAGTCCTTTATCTGCATGCCCATCAAGACAATCAGGGACATAATCGGCGTGATCACCGTTTCGCGAAGAATGGATCAAGCGCCTTTCACCACGGAGACGGCCGACATCATATCTCCCCTCATCAGCAACGCCGCCTTCACCTTTGAAAACCTCCGCCTCATGCGGGAGCGGGAGCGAAAGGCCAGGACGGTCCAGGTGCTTGACCGGGTATCCGTTGCCCTCGGATCGAGTCTCAGGGGGAAGGAACTGGTTCAGACCATACTGAATGAGGTGCGCAATGAGATGGGGTTCCAGCGGGCGGCAGTCCTGATACACGACAGCACCCGTACGGATGAACTCCAGCTGTACGATTTTTACGAGCCGGGAGATTCCCCTCTCAAGCATGGAACGCGCTATTCGGCCGATACTTCCTTTTTCGAACAGGTCATACGGCAGGGAATGTCCCTTGTCATCCACAAAACGACGGATCTTCCGCCTTCACCCGAAAAAGATCTTCTTGCCGGGACAATCTCGGGTTCCGCCCTCATCGTCCCCATGAGAAATGATGGAACTGTTATGGGGGTTCTGATTCTATGCGGGCTGAAGAAAGAAGAGGCGGAAGGAATGCGGGACTTCATAAAACAGGTGAGTTCCTCCCTGGCTCTTGCCGTTTTAAAGAACGAGTTGTCCACGACGGTAGCCCGGAAAAGCGGCGAGCTGGCGACACTCAAGCAGATAGGAGGGGTCCTCGCATCGTCGATCTTTGACATAGACAGGGTGCTTTCCTACACCATGGACATGATCAGGAATACCATGGATGCGGAGGCAGGGTCATTACTGCTTGTGGAGAACAACGAGCTCGTTTTCGCCGTTGCTTTCGGTCTGGACACGCAAGCTCTGAAAAGCAGTCCCCTGAAGCTGGGGCAGGGGATCTCGGGTTATGCGGCCGCCCGGGGGGAGACGGTGGTGGTCAATGATGTGAAGGCTTCAAGCTTTTTCCTCGGAGAAATCGATTCGAGGACTCTCTTCAATACACGATCGGTCCTGGCGGTTCCCCTCATATCGCAGGGCAGAGTGATCGGCGTTCTGAAGGTACTCAACAAGATAACCGATGATTTTAATGATGACGACACTCGGCTTCTCCAGTCGATCGCATCCTCGGTAAGCATTGCCCTGGAAAATGCCCGCCTCTACAGGGAAACCCTCTCTCTGGCGGAACACGAACGGGAAGTGAGAAAAATATTCCAGAAATTCGTGCCGAAAGAAGTGGTGGAGAAGATCATTCACGGTACCGAAACCGGCGTTATGGTGCATGATGAGTTTCGCACGCTGACGCTGCTCAATCTCGATATCAGGAATTTTTCAGTCCTGGCGCGGCGAATCGGACCGCAAAAGACCGTATCCCTCCTTAACCGCTTTTTTTCCGTCATGGGTGAAATCGTTTTCGAGAATGACGGGATCGTTGACAAATACCTCGGTGACGGCTTCCTCGCCCTCTTCGGAGCCTTGGTCTCAAGCCCCTCCGACGCGGACAATGCTGTCAGGGCTGCCCTGGAAATGAAAGAAGCCCTCCACGATCTGAACAAGCTGCTTATGGCACAATTTCAGGTATCACTGGCCATAGGCGTCAGTATACACACCGGTGAAGTCGTCGTGGGCAATATCGGTTTCGAGAAGAAAATGGATTACACCGTCATAGGCGATTCCGTCAATACCCTGTTCCGGCTTCAGGAACTGACGAAACAAAATACGCAGGGAATCCTCATGAGTGAAATGACCCGCCGGGCAACCCAGTCCCACTTCAACCTCCGGGAAGCGGGTACGATTACTGTTGCTGAAACCCCCGGGGGAATTGTCATATTCGAGGTCATCTCCGATTCGGTGAAATTCCCGGGCGCCCCCGGGAATGCCGTCGGTCACTGA
- a CDS encoding rubredoxin, producing MERYVCDVCGYVYDPAEGDSEGGIPAGTPFSDLPEDWTCPVCGADKSQFSPE from the coding sequence ATGGAGCGGTATGTCTGTGATGTATGCGGCTATGTCTATGACCCCGCCGAGGGGGATTCAGAGGGCGGCATCCCTGCGGGGACCCCCTTTTCAGACCTGCCGGAGGATTGGACCTGTCCCGTCTGTGGAGCCGACAAGAGCCAGTTTTCACCGGAATGA